One window of the Emcibacter sp. genome contains the following:
- a CDS encoding MBL fold metallo-hydrolase, producing the protein MKTKFRVLIVGIFFSLWWNVSAAQPALEVQTMLTSEDSLYANITLIKGEKNMVLVDVPFTRSDTHRLIADILETGKHLETVIITHDHPDHFFGLDLLMDTFPETKVVAHPQVVRDIWRSIPIKFKRWNPMLGNQAPHHPAVPDAAVEQDGAYGVDLEGHRVEILGPMQGDHVHATAVWVPSIKALVAGDLIYNGMFLWLGEHLAPQRLAWRKVLDELEALKPEIVVAGHKQQGMPDDMSSIRFSKHYLDVFEELVAVSKDSKDLAARLRKAFPDAIDVVNDFLITYSTQVAMGEIPPWDE; encoded by the coding sequence ATGAAGACAAAATTCAGAGTACTGATCGTCGGCATATTTTTTTCTTTATGGTGGAACGTGAGCGCGGCCCAGCCGGCGCTTGAGGTTCAGACCATGCTCACCAGTGAGGACAGCCTCTATGCCAATATCACCCTGATCAAGGGTGAAAAGAATATGGTGCTTGTGGATGTGCCTTTTACCCGGTCGGACACGCATCGCCTGATTGCCGACATTTTGGAAACCGGCAAGCATCTTGAAACCGTAATCATTACACATGATCATCCGGATCATTTTTTTGGTCTGGACCTGCTTATGGATACCTTCCCCGAGACGAAGGTGGTGGCCCACCCGCAGGTGGTCAGGGATATCTGGCGTTCAATTCCCATAAAATTCAAACGCTGGAATCCGATGTTGGGTAACCAGGCGCCTCACCATCCTGCCGTCCCGGACGCCGCGGTTGAGCAGGACGGCGCTTACGGGGTGGATCTGGAAGGACATCGTGTTGAAATACTGGGCCCGATGCAGGGCGACCATGTCCATGCGACAGCCGTCTGGGTACCGTCGATCAAGGCTCTTGTCGCCGGTGACCTGATTTATAATGGCATGTTTCTGTGGCTGGGCGAGCATCTGGCACCCCAGCGACTGGCGTGGCGGAAAGTACTGGATGAACTGGAGGCCCTGAAGCCGGAGATCGTTGTCGCCGGACATAAACAACAGGGCATGCCCGACGATATGTCCTCTATCCGCTTCAGCAAACATTATCTGGATGTTTTCGAGGAGCTGGTCGCCGTCAGCAAGGACTCAAAGGATCTGGCCGCCAGGTTGCGCAAGGCTTTCCCGGACGCCATTGACGTGGTCAATGATTTCCTGATCACCTATTCGACGCAGGTGGCCATGGGCGAAATTCCCCCCTGGGATGAATGA
- a CDS encoding class I SAM-dependent methyltransferase, giving the protein MGFYSERILPHIVNAACGMDNVKGLREKVVPHAQGRILEVGFGSGHNLPYYTADKVEKLWALEPSEGMRKLARDRVSETPFEVDYLGLEAEEIPLDENSVDTIVMTYTLCTIPDTARALKGMKRVLKPGGRLLFSEHGRAPDEAVAHFQDRWNNIWKKVLGGCNLNRDINSMIREAGFKPEDMTADYIEGPKFASFMYWGSATKD; this is encoded by the coding sequence ATGGGTTTTTATAGTGAACGTATTCTCCCCCACATTGTGAATGCCGCCTGTGGGATGGATAACGTAAAGGGGCTGCGGGAAAAGGTTGTTCCCCATGCACAAGGCCGGATTCTCGAGGTCGGATTCGGGTCCGGTCATAATCTGCCCTATTACACCGCTGACAAAGTGGAAAAACTTTGGGCGCTGGAACCCTCCGAAGGCATGCGCAAACTGGCCCGCGACCGGGTATCAGAAACCCCCTTCGAGGTAGATTATCTTGGCCTGGAGGCAGAGGAAATCCCTCTCGATGAAAATTCCGTGGATACCATCGTAATGACCTATACCCTCTGTACCATCCCGGACACCGCGCGGGCGTTGAAAGGCATGAAACGGGTTCTGAAGCCGGGAGGACGTTTGTTGTTCTCCGAGCATGGCCGCGCCCCGGACGAGGCGGTGGCCCATTTCCAGGACCGGTGGAACAACATCTGGAAAAAGGTCTTGGGCGGATGCAACCTGAACCGGGACATCAACAGCATGATCAGGGAAGCAGGGTTTAAACCCGAAGACATGACTGCGGATTATATAGAAGGCCCCAAGTTTGCCAGCTTCATGTACTGGGGCAGCGCAACCAAGGACTAG